CCTTCTTTGGTCTTATTCCAGCCCTTTTCAGTCCCTTCTTTAGTGGCATTCCAGCCTTTCTCGGTGCCTTCTTTGGTTTTATTCCATGTTTTTTGCGAACCTTCACTGACTTTGCTGCTCAGACTATCGCTTTTACCTTCGGCGGTATGTTTTGCTTTCAGTCGTTGCTCTTCGCCCTGATTCTGCGCCTGGTGCAGTTTTTCTTTTGCGGTATTCGCATTTTCATGTGCGGCAGCCACATCATTATCCGTTGCGTGTGTGGTTGCAGCAAAAACAGGTGAAGCCAGCAGAAGTGCAGATAATGCGATCATGGTCTTTTTCATAATATCCTCGCTTAACATTATTCGTTATTAGCGTGATTAATCATGGCAGCTGAACGAAGCGCTGGCTTTAGGAAAAAACTGTAAGCGGGAAATATCGTTTTCTTTCCATGCGTTGCGCCAGGCTCACGCCACACAGAATTAACTCAACGCTGAGAAATAAATATCGCGGCGACTATGGTTAATTATCGTTCTTTCTACCATGCTTTTTAGACTCGCGACGTTAAGCGTGTAAACGACAAAATAATAACTCATCTCTCGCCCGGGGCTGACAATGCGTAACACTCTTCTCCCCATCCTCGTTGCCGTGTTGCTCTTTGTTTTTGGCGTTTTAATTCTTAACGCGCAGCTCTGGTATTCGACCAGGGCTGACAGCCTTGCGGGTGCGCGGTATGTCGTGAGTGATCTCAATGTCATTCTTGATGAAGCGAGTCATGCCACCCGTACGGCCAGTCATGTCGTATTGAAAGGCTGTGACCAGGAAAACCAGTATCTACTTGGCATGGAGGCGGCGTTACAGCCCCATCTCAGAACGATCTTTATCTTTCGCCAGGGAGAGATTTGGTGTTCATCGTTACCGGGTAATCGCATGTTGCTTACGAATCTTCCGGCGGTTCCCGAAAGCAAACTGTTGCTCACGTCGGCAAAATATACCGTCAACAGGCGACCAGTGCTTTTGTACCAGACGCCGTTCGCCGAAAAGCGAATTGTGGTCACCATCAGCGATCAACATATTCGCGACACATTGCGTACGCCGCTGAAAGGGGTGAGCTACGCGCTTATGGTCGGGAACGCGGTTCTGGGATTGTCGGGGGACGTGGTTAAGGTGAGTGAGTCAGACCGGAATATTGGCTACGTAAAGTCTGATCATTTTCCCTTCGCGGTAAGATATAACCAACCTCCGCTATTGAGTTTACACAGACTCATCAGTCAGGGAATGGGGATAGTGGTATTTATTGTGTTGATATCGTGTCTCGCAGGGTATGCTCTCGAACGGTATTTGAACAGAAGCACCACTCCGGAAGAAACGCTGCGCAGGGCCATAAATAAAGGAGAGATTATTCCTTTTTACCAGCCGGTGGTGAACGGCAGAGAAGGAACACTGCGAGGGGTAGAAGTACTGGCAAGATGGAAACACCCCACTGCGGGATATATCTCTCCGGCCTCCTTTATCCCGGTTGCCGAAAAATCGGGGCTGATTATACCGCTTACCCAGGGATTGATGAGACAGGTTGCTGCAAATATGAACGCGATTGCCAGCAAACTACCGGAAGGTTTTCATGTCGGAATAAACTTTAGCGCCTCTCATATCTCTTCTCCGTCATTTGTAGCAGAATGTCTGAAATATAAGGAAAGTTTCAAAAGAAAAGATCTGAATCTGGTTATTGAGGTGACGGAGCGCGAGCCGTTGCATGTTGATGAACATCTGGTACAAACGCTTAATGTTCTTCATGAAAATGGTTTTGTTATCGCGCTCGATGATTTTGGTACCGGATATTCGGGGCTTTCATACCTTCACGATTTGCACATTGACTATATCAAGATCGATCAAAGCTTTGTTGCGCGGGTTAACAGCGAAGAGGATTCAACCCGGATCCTGGATTGTGTGCTGGATCTGGCGCGAAAACTGTCATTAAGTATTGTTGCCGAAGGGGTGGAAACGAAA
The DNA window shown above is from Citrobacter farmeri and carries:
- a CDS encoding EAL domain-containing protein; this encodes MRNTLLPILVAVLLFVFGVLILNAQLWYSTRADSLAGARYVVSDLNVILDEASHATRTASHVVLKGCDQENQYLLGMEAALQPHLRTIFIFRQGEIWCSSLPGNRMLLTNLPAVPESKLLLTSAKYTVNRRPVLLYQTPFAEKRIVVTISDQHIRDTLRTPLKGVSYALMVGNAVLGLSGDVVKVSESDRNIGYVKSDHFPFAVRYNQPPLLSLHRLISQGMGIVVFIVLISCLAGYALERYLNRSTTPEETLRRAINKGEIIPFYQPVVNGREGTLRGVEVLARWKHPTAGYISPASFIPVAEKSGLIIPLTQGLMRQVAANMNAIASKLPEGFHVGINFSASHISSPSFVAECLKYKESFKRKDLNLVIEVTEREPLHVDEHLVQTLNVLHENGFVIALDDFGTGYSGLSYLHDLHIDYIKIDQSFVARVNSEEDSTRILDCVLDLARKLSLSIVAEGVETKEQVDYLNRNDITFQQGYYFFKPVNFTELIKILLSKPNVKVRVE